A stretch of the Streptomyces sp. NBC_00654 genome encodes the following:
- a CDS encoding ABC transporter ATP-binding protein yields MKSEPVVRVEGLVKRYGAKTALDGLDLTVPAGAVTAVLGPNGAGKTTTVETCEGYRRPDAGTVRVLGLDPVTEAEKLRPRIGVMLQSGGVYSGARAEEMLRHMARLHAHPLDVDALIDRLGLGGCGRTAYRRLSGGQQQRLSLAMAVVGRPELLFLDEPTAGLDPQARRSTWDLVKELRADGVSTVLTTHFMDEAEELADEVAIIDAGRVIARGSPEQLCRGGAENTLRFTGRPDLDLASLLKALPDDSGAAEPLPGTYRITGRIDPQLLATVTSWCAQHGVMPDGISVERHTLEDVFLELTGKELRA; encoded by the coding sequence ATGAAGAGCGAGCCTGTCGTACGGGTCGAGGGCCTGGTGAAGCGGTACGGCGCCAAGACCGCCCTCGACGGCCTCGACCTGACCGTTCCGGCCGGCGCGGTGACCGCGGTCCTCGGCCCGAACGGCGCCGGGAAGACCACCACCGTCGAGACCTGCGAGGGATACCGCCGCCCCGACGCGGGAACCGTCCGGGTGCTCGGCCTCGACCCGGTCACCGAGGCGGAGAAGCTCCGTCCGAGGATCGGGGTGATGCTCCAGTCCGGCGGGGTCTACTCGGGTGCGCGGGCCGAGGAGATGCTCCGCCACATGGCCCGGCTGCACGCCCACCCCCTGGACGTCGACGCCCTGATCGACCGCCTCGGCCTCGGCGGCTGCGGCCGGACGGCGTACCGGCGGCTCTCCGGCGGACAGCAGCAGCGGCTCTCGCTCGCCATGGCGGTCGTCGGACGCCCCGAACTGCTCTTCCTGGACGAGCCGACCGCGGGCCTGGACCCGCAGGCCCGCCGCTCCACCTGGGACCTCGTGAAGGAACTGCGCGCCGACGGCGTGTCGACCGTGCTGACCACCCACTTCATGGACGAGGCGGAGGAGCTCGCCGACGAGGTCGCGATCATCGACGCGGGCCGGGTCATCGCCCGGGGCAGCCCGGAACAGCTGTGCCGCGGCGGCGCCGAGAACACCCTGCGCTTCACGGGACGGCCCGACCTGGACCTCGCCTCGCTGCTCAAGGCTCTGCCCGACGACAGCGGGGCCGCCGAGCCGCTCCCGGGGACGTACCGCATCACGGGACGGATCGATCCGCAGCTCCTGGCCACCGTCACCTCCTGGTGCGCCCAGCACGGGGTCATGCCGGACGGCATCTCCGTGGAGCGGCACACCCTGGAGGACGTCTTCCTCGAACTGACCGGCAAGGAGCTGCGCGCATGA